A part of Deferribacterota bacterium genomic DNA contains:
- a CDS encoding tryptophan synthase subunit alpha, producing MIGVYIVGGYPNIEDFKSLFRYLQNSKVDFIEVGLPFNDPVADGPIIAEAIYKTIEKGITVGDILEVISKEKKSKKTYIMTYSNIIFNLWIKVEDNIRIGHNVGFFRFFLFTYNL from the coding sequence ATGATAGGTGTATATATTGTCGGGGGCTACCCTAATATAGAAGATTTTAAAAGCCTTTTTAGATATTTGCAAAACTCTAAGGTTGATTTTATTGAGGTTGGCTTGCCCTTTAATGACCCTGTTGCAGATGGCCCAATTATAGCTGAGGCTATATATAAGACTATTGAAAAAGGCATAACTGTAGGAGATATATTAGAGGTTATAAGTAAAGAGAAAAAATCTAAAAAAACCTACATTATGACCTATTCTAATATTATCTTCAACCTTTGGATCAAGGTTGAAGATAATATTAGAATAGGTCATAATGTAGGTTTTTTTAGATTTTTTCTCTTTACTTATAACCTCTAA
- the trpB gene encoding tryptophan synthase subunit beta — protein sequence MRFKYGKFGGQFASETLIPVLDELSISFRKIKKMQSFQDELKDILENYVGRPTPIYYAKRISEKYGFKLYLKREDLLHTGAHKINNTTGQVLLAKYMGKKRVIAETGAGQHGLATATAAALFNLDCTVYMGAVDAKRQAINVEKMKLLGANVVEVEVGSKTLKEAVSEALRDYVTNFRDTHYVIGSVVGPSPFPEIVTYFQSIIGLETLSYFKKHAFMPDYIVCCVGGGSNAAGMFKPFLKEDVKLIGVEAAGTSDELGSHAATLSFGSPGIFQGAYSYTLQAKEGQIANVTSVSAGLDYPGVGPIHSYLKEKERVNYVRATDDEALMAFKELSLLEGIIPALEPSHALGYILKRKTEFRNKTILINLSGRGDKDLDIIRDRLK from the coding sequence GTGAGATTTAAATATGGTAAGTTTGGTGGTCAATTTGCTAGTGAGACTTTAATACCAGTTCTTGATGAATTAAGTATTAGTTTTAGAAAGATTAAAAAAATGCAATCCTTTCAAGATGAATTAAAGGATATATTAGAAAACTATGTAGGTAGGCCTACACCAATATATTATGCTAAGAGAATAAGTGAAAAATACGGCTTTAAGCTATACCTAAAGAGAGAGGATCTCTTGCACACCGGTGCTCACAAGATTAATAATACAACCGGACAGGTGTTACTTGCAAAATATATGGGCAAAAAGAGGGTTATTGCTGAAACTGGAGCCGGTCAACACGGACTGGCAACGGCAACGGCTGCTGCCTTATTTAATTTAGATTGCACAGTCTATATGGGTGCAGTTGACGCTAAAAGGCAGGCTATAAATGTTGAAAAGATGAAATTATTAGGTGCCAATGTTGTGGAGGTTGAGGTTGGCTCTAAAACATTAAAAGAAGCAGTATCAGAAGCCTTAAGGGATTATGTGACAAATTTTAGGGATACCCACTACGTTATTGGCTCAGTTGTTGGTCCTTCCCCTTTCCCTGAGATAGTTACTTATTTTCAATCTATAATTGGCTTGGAAACCCTCTCCTATTTTAAAAAACACGCCTTTATGCCAGATTATATTGTTTGTTGTGTTGGAGGTGGCAGTAATGCGGCAGGCATGTTTAAGCCCTTTCTAAAGGAAGATGTAAAACTAATTGGGGTTGAGGCAGCTGGTACCTCAGATGAATTAGGAAGCCATGCGGCAACCCTTAGTTTTGGTAGCCCTGGTATCTTTCAAGGAGCATATTCCTACACATTGCAGGCAAAAGAAGGCCAGATTGCAAATGTCACCTCTGTTTCAGCTGGCCTTGATTATCCTGGAGTTGGCCCAATCCATAGTTACTTGAAAGAAAAGGAGCGGGTTAACTACGTTAGAGCAACCGATGATGAGGCTTTAATGGCCTTTAAGGAATTAAGCCTCTTAGAGGGTATTATACCTGCTTTAGAGCCCTCCCATGCACTAGGGTATATATTAAAGAGAAAAACTGAATTTAGAAATAAAACAATACTAATAAACCTCTCTGGAAGAGGGGATAAGGATCTAGATATAATTAGGGATAGGTTAAAATGA